A stretch of the Rubripirellula reticaptiva genome encodes the following:
- a CDS encoding DUF6985 domain-containing protein encodes MLSFISSYLERRRAIKLIADKAARFQASDRFANVSLGEFCFVRQTSPLFIDRGTPEERRVVHYSWKGEPPVTFWGDTLEVSFSTTVADLSPSVTNRIVSILTYDHNLRDQIEAALENYYKTDVLERYETDELDRRLPFSPKKRRLRSMFGKPDLHLNADEDTEYPTQLRLYFNTSWDIEHPVEVVIQDWVICRIH; translated from the coding sequence ATGCTATCTTTCATAAGCTCATATCTTGAACGTCGGCGAGCGATCAAGCTCATTGCGGATAAGGCCGCGCGTTTTCAGGCGAGCGACCGTTTCGCCAATGTGTCGTTGGGTGAGTTCTGTTTTGTTCGTCAGACATCGCCTCTTTTCATTGATCGCGGCACGCCAGAGGAACGACGCGTTGTTCACTATTCATGGAAAGGCGAACCACCAGTTACGTTTTGGGGCGACACCCTCGAAGTAAGTTTCTCTACAACTGTCGCCGATCTTTCTCCCTCGGTTACAAATCGTATTGTTTCAATACTCACGTATGACCACAATTTGCGTGACCAAATCGAAGCCGCGCTTGAAAACTACTATAAGACTGATGTATTGGAGCGGTACGAAACCGATGAATTGGATCGTCGACTTCCATTCTCGCCCAAGAAACGAAGGTTGCGATCGATGTTTGGCAAACCGGATTTGCACCTGAATGCTGACGAAGACACCGAGTACCCAACGCAGCTTAGGCTGTACTTCAACACTTCATGGGACATCGAGCACCCGGTCGAAGTCGTGATCCAAGATTGGGTGATTTGTCGCATACACTGA